From the genome of Acetobacteroides hydrogenigenes, one region includes:
- a CDS encoding alpha/beta hydrolase, with amino-acid sequence MKKLKYSLMLAFTALLVSAGYAQGLGGGSKFLIDTLQSRYMNEPRVICIYLPKDYSDSVPYPVVFATDGQMITDGRYRVLLDSLIDRKIIPPIILAGAYSNEKPVPVNLSYRHYEYVETMGSADDPKLKDLFVNHIGFFAEELIPYIEKRYSVSKERSSRFFYGASNGAGFGITLSRIHPELFSELICFSPLGEKVKSIKWRPNISPTLHIAYGSNEDFAMDKYQALVKRLKKQKYRYTAIVYDGGHERLKWEREFVRELGSIFASRR; translated from the coding sequence ATGAAAAAATTGAAGTATTCATTGATGCTGGCGTTTACTGCGCTACTCGTATCGGCAGGCTACGCGCAAGGCCTTGGGGGAGGATCGAAGTTCCTTATCGATACCCTGCAAAGCCGCTACATGAACGAGCCTCGCGTCATCTGCATTTACCTCCCGAAAGATTATTCGGATTCGGTTCCGTATCCGGTCGTATTTGCCACCGATGGGCAAATGATTACCGATGGGCGCTATAGGGTGCTGCTCGATTCGCTGATTGACCGTAAAATTATTCCGCCCATTATTCTAGCGGGCGCTTATTCGAATGAGAAACCTGTACCCGTTAACTTATCCTACAGGCACTATGAGTACGTGGAGACAATGGGATCGGCTGATGATCCGAAGCTAAAGGATTTGTTCGTCAACCATATTGGCTTCTTTGCGGAGGAGCTGATTCCGTATATCGAAAAGCGCTACTCAGTATCGAAGGAGCGGAGCAGCCGGTTCTTTTACGGCGCCTCCAACGGGGCCGGCTTTGGGATCACGCTAAGTAGGATACATCCCGAGCTCTTCTCGGAGCTTATCTGCTTTTCGCCCTTAGGCGAGAAGGTAAAAAGCATTAAGTGGAGGCCCAATATTTCGCCCACGCTGCATATCGCCTACGGCAGCAACGAGGATTTTGCGATGGATAAATACCAGGCGCTGGTAAAACGGCTGAAAAAGCAAAAGTACCGCTATACGGCAATCGTCTACGACGGAGGGCACGAGCGGCTGAAGTGGGAACGGGAATTCGTAAGGGAGCTTGGGAGCATCTTTGCGAGTAGAAGATGA